The DNA sequence CAGGCTGCCGTGAAGTTTTCCTCGTTGATGCCGTCCAACACTTTCTGAAGGCGTTCCTCCGCGAGGTCCTTGCCCTGCGTGACCTCCTCGGCGGTGTCGGTGTCGTACTCGGGATGGAACTGGAGTCCGAACACGTCCCCCTTTCGGAAGCCGTGGTTCGAGTATTCGTTTTCCGCGATGGGCGTCGCACCCGGCGGGAGCTCCGCGACTTCGTCCGAGTGGGTCGTGAACGCGGTAAATTCGCGGTCGATACCCTCGAACAGCACGGATTCGCCGGTGTGCTCGACGACTCGATAGCCGATTTCGTACTCGCCCATGTCACGAACGTCGCCGCCGAGAACGTCGGCCAGCAGTTGATGGCCGTAGCAGATGCCGAGCATCGGCATTCCGGTCTCGATGGCGTCGTCCACCCACGATTTGAGGGGTGGAATCCAATCTTCGTCCCAGTACACCGACGCGCGCGACCCGGAGATGACGGCCGCGTCGAAGTCGAAACTGTCGGGAAGGTGGCGTTCGGTCGCGTCGAACTCGACGAGGTCCGCGTCGAGTTCGCGACGGAAGTTTCGTCGCGTGTTCGTATCGCCGTGTGCGGCGTTCAAAAATGCGATTCGGAGCCGACTCATTCGCCTACAGATAGCAACTCGATCCCTCAAATGCGTTTCGTTAGCGGGGATTTCGCCGCTGTCTACCCGCCCTCGGAGTTCCACGTTCCAAACCGTCGGCGTAGCTCACCCCGGTCGAGTTCGCCGCTCGAATGCCGAGGAAGCGACGGGACCGATTCGATGGACCGTGGCACTTCGTGCGCCGCGAGTCGTTCCTCCGCGAACTCCCTGAGTTCGCCCGGCGAAACGTCCCCGACGACGAGCGCCTTCGATGCCATCCCTCCGGTCTCCGCGACGGTTTCGACGATGCCCGCAGCGCGCACGTCCGGATGTGATTCGAGCACCGTCTCGACTGCCCAGGGGTGGATCGGTTCCGCTCCGCTTTCGATGGCTTCGTCGTCGGCGACGAGGACGTAGCCGTTCGACTCGTTCGAATCCTCCGAGTCCTTCGGTCCACGTCGGAACACGTCGCCCGTCGGCACCCACTCGCCGAACGCCTCGCCGTCGAGGGACCCGCTGGCCGTCGCCGGACCGCTGACGAACAGTTCACCGATCTCCTCGTCCGTTTTCGTCCCGTCTCCGATTCGAACCGCATAGCTCGGGAACGGATAGAGCGTTCCCTCCGACCCCGGCGACTCGCGGAGGACGTTCGGTCCCGTCTCCGGACGGCCGTAGACGCGGAGCAGTGGAACCGGGAACGCTTCGCGCACGTCCGGCGGCACGTGGCCGCGGGCTCGCGCCCAGTCGAGCGACGAGCGGTTCGTCAGCGACCCCCCTTCGTCGACCAGTTCGCGGAACTCGGTCGACCGCCCTCCATGCAGGTCACGCCGTGGTTCTCGATCGCGAACAACGCGTCCGCCGGGTCGAACGACACGCCGGAGCACGACTCGGCCGCCGACCGTGAGGAGCGGAAGCGCGAAGCCGAGCAAACAATCCGGGAGTGACAGCGGACGTACGGTGAGCGTACAGTCGTTTCTGCCGAGACCCCAGCCAGCGGTGGCCGCGCGACAGTTCCATTCCACTGCCCGGTTCGACAGACTGACGACTCGCGTTCCGTCCTCGGTGTGAACCAGTAGGGTGGTGTCTCGACCGTCCCCTTCGTTCTCATCCCACTCGACCGATTGTGCGTCGTTCGGCGTCACGCGGTCGAACTCCTCGAACGAACGGGCGTCGAACTGCCGAACGAGATCGCGCTGTGCCGACTCGAACAGCACGAGGTCGGGATCGATTTGCGCCATCGGTTCCGAGACGGTAGCCGGTGTCAAGTGATGTGAAACTGGTGCGAACACGCCGCCGACGCGGCGGACGGCGAACAGGTAAACCAGGACTTCGACGCGATTTCTGGAGACGAGGGCTACCCTATCCCCGTGTCCGACTTCGAGCGCAGTGAGTCGGCCCGCTGCCGTCTCGACGCGCGCTGCCAGTTCGGTATAGGAAACCCGCTCGTCCCCGTCCACGATTGCCGTCCGATCTCCCCAGCGATCGGCGTGTCGCTTCGATGCGAGCGACATACCTTCTCTGCGACGCGAGACGGGTTAGCAGTTCGGGGGCGAATCGACGTTTCTCGAACCTATCATGTATATGTCAGAACCATATAAAATAGGTTAATAAGCAAGTCCTACAATGTCATTCACGGACAAAATGACACAGGATAGTGAAACCGATACGGAGGACGTCCTCGTCGAGTGTGATGAGTGCGGAAAGCAGGTACTCTCGGTTTATATCGAAGACGGGACGTGCGACGAGTGTCGGATCGAATAGTTTGGGATCGGTAACAACGGAATCGGTTCGACGCGTAACGGTTAGTCGAACGTCTCGTCAACGTGTCGGGCGAGGAAGTCGAGCAGTGCGTCGTTGACCGCCTTCGAGTGCTCGACGTGAACGAGATGTGGCGCGTCCTCGAACGTCACCAACTCGCCGCGTGGCAGTCCATCGGCCAGTTCCTTTCCGGCCTCCACGGGGATCACTCGGTCGTCGGTGCCGTGACAAACGATTGCCGGCGTCGTTATTTCGTACAGTTCGTCGCTCACGTCGAACGCCTCTAGCGCCGCGAATTGGGCACGCTGGGCGGGGAGGGAGGCGTCGTCCGCGAGCCGCCACTCCACCACGTCCTCCAGTCCGGCCGCGAACGCTTCCTCGCTCACGGCCGGTCGGAGCGACTCGTGAAGCGCGTCGGGTGTCTTTTCGGCCAGCAGGCGGTCCCGAACGTCCGGCGCGAGGGAGGACCCGTCCGCCGCCGTGCCGATGAGCGTCAGCGTCTTCGCGCGCGAGAACTGCTTCGCGTAGTGGAGCGCGACCATCCCACCCAGTCCGGCACCGACGAGGTGAGCTTTTCTGACCCCGTGGTCGGCCAGCACCGCATCCAAGTCGCCCGCCATCTCCGCGACCGAGTAGGGTCCGTCCGGCGCGTCGGACTTCCCCGTCCCGCGGTGGTCCCACACCAGCGACTCGAACGGCCCGGTGACGGCGGCGTGTTGCCATCCCCACTGCCACGCGCCGTAGGCCGCATCACCCACGAACGCCACCGTATCGTGTTTCGACGACCCGTCCGTCTCGTAGTAGATCGAAGTTCCATCGTGTTCCGCGAAAGGCATCTCTGTCGAGTGTAGGTGGTTCGTGCGTTTCAAATCGTCCGTTTCGAACGCGACTAGAGATGGGTGTTGGTTATCTCTAACATCTACTTTTCTTTCTTATTTTCTACGGACATGTGAAGGATGTCTGGTGGTATCGTGTCCGACTTCGACAGCAACCAAGTTGCTAGGAAGCAGACCTCGGAAGCCTCCGTCCGGTCGCGCGAGCGCTGCGAGCGTGACGTCGTCAGAGCAACGCTCCGACTGAACTCGCTACGAATCGGTGCGGTTGGGTAGGCTGGCATTTCAGTAACCGAGCCGCATCATACCGCAACCGCAACGCACCACGAACCTCCCCAGCCGATTCCTCGCTGACGCTCGTCATCCCTCGCGCGCGTTTCTCGCACGCGCCACTCGGCCGGACGAACTAGCCGAGACGGACCAAATCGGAGCAAAAATCCCCTCTCCATCCTCGTCGTTGTCGAAAAAAACGAGACACTTTATCGCTCCCACAAAAATCTCCACCTCTCATGCAGGCGATCAAGGATAGCGTTCACGACTACGTGGAACTCCCGGCGGTCGCGGCGGCGTTGCTGGACACGGCACCCGTCCAGCGCTTGCGACACATCAAGCAGTTGAGTACGGTTCGGCTGGTGTATCCGTCGGCGAACCACACGCGATTCGAACACAGCATCGGCGTCACCCACCTAGCGGGACAGGCTGTGGACCGCCTCGGAATCGACGACCGCCGAGCGACGGCGGTGCAAGCCGCGGCCTTGCTTCACGACGTGGGGCACGGCCCCTACGGCCACCAGACCGAGGGCATCATCGAACGGCGACTGGGCAGACATCACGACGAAGTCGTGGACCTGCTCGATCACGGGGAACTGGCCGCGGTGCTCGAACGCTACGACCTGAATCCGAAGGAAATCGCCGCACTCGTCGCTGGCGAGGGCGAACTCGGCCAACTCGTGGCGGGCGAACTCGACGTTGATCGAATGGATTACCTCGTGCGCGACGCCCACCACACCGGCGTCCCCTACGGCACCGTGGATTACGGTCGCCTACTCAGTGCACTCCGGTTCGCGGACGGCAACCTCGTGCTGGCGGACGGAAACGTCCAGACCGCGGAAAGCCTCCTCGTCGCCCGCGCGTTGATGAACGCCACCGTCTACCGCCACCACGTCTCCCGAATCGCTGGTGCGATGCTGGAACGGACGAGCGAGCGACTGCTGGATTCGACGGAGATATCGTCCGAGAAATTCCAGCGATTCACCGACGCCGAACTGCTCGCGGCGCTCCGAAACTGCGAGGAGACGGCGGCGATTGCGAACCGAATCGCCGAACGAAACCTGTTCAAACGCGCGGTGTGGGCCGAATGGGGGGCGGTCCCGGACGACGTCGTGACGACGAGCCACGAGTCGGTCCGGGAGTTCGAGCGCGACATCGCCGCGAAGGCAGGGGTCGAACCCGAACACGTCCTGCTCGACACGCCCGGGGAACCGAGCATGCCCGAATCGTCGAGTCGAGTGGTCGTCAACGGCGAAATCAGGCGGCTGGCCGACCAATCCCCGCTGGTGCAGGGATTGCAGGAGTCACAGCGAACGCAGTGGCGGTTGGGCGTGTACGCGCCGGAAGCGACGACGGACGACGTTGAACGCGCGGCGAAATCGGTTCTCGGACTGGCACGCTGACGTAGTTGGCGTTTCCAATTACGAGCGAGCGGTTGCTGGATCCGAATTGGCTGCGTTTGCGGTCCGTCTTCGAACGACTTGATGGCGTGAAACGCCGTTATCCGCGGATATACGTCGTCTCCATTCGAATGATGGAAAACGAGGTGCTACGCGGCTGCTTCTGAATAAATTCTATGACGCTATATAGAATCTCCTGACGGAGATACCAGCCCGGACGAAACGGGTTCGGGTTCGAGGGAGGTGCGAGAACGCTATGACTACCGAATGCGTAGCGACCGTATGGACGACGGCATTCCGGACGCGGAGGAGATCATCGAACGCGGACGACGGTATCGGGACGAACTCGATGAGTACGGGGAACCCGAGCAAAAAGAGACGGTCGCGGAACTGTTCACGCTGCTCGGGCGTGCCTATGCCCTCCCTGTCCTCCACCTCTTCTCCCTGAACGAGGGACCGCTTCGATTCTCCGACCTCGAAGACCGACTCGACGTGTCGCCGACGACGCTCTCCAAACGGCTCTCGGAACTCACCGATGCGGGGCTTTTGACCCGTCACTCCTACGACGAGATACCGCCGCGAGTCGAGTACGAACCGACCGACGCCGCCAACGGTCTCGCGCCGGTTTTCATCCACCTCTACGAGTGGGCGTCGGTCTACGACCTCGACGGCGATGGCGATTGAGTCGCCGAAGGTTCCATTACTACAAATTCTGTAGTCGATACACTACTACTGACTCGATAGTATATGACTACAGAAGCGAAAGCAAAGGGCGTGATGAAACACATCCTTACACTCCAACCAGAGCGGACGGAGGGTCCGAGATGACCGACGCGATTCGCGCCGAGGACGTTCACGTCGTCTACCCCGACGGTACCGAGGCCGTCAACGGCGTGGACATGCGCGTTCCGGAGGGCGAGTTCTTCGGCTTCCTCGGTCCGAACGGGGCCGGGAAGACGACGACGATTCGAACGCTCGTCACGCTGTTGCGACCGACCGACGGCGCGGTGACGGTGAACGGCTACGACGTGGCCGAGGACCCGAAGAGCGTCCGCCGGTCGGTCGGCTACATGGCACAGGAGACGAGCATCGACGAGGAGTTGACCGCCCGCGAGAACGTCGAGTACATGGCGGCCGCGTACGGCATCCCAAAGCCCGATCGCGGCGAGCGCGCGGACGAACTGCTCGACCTCGCCGACCTGCTGGACGTCGCGGACAAGTCGGCGAAAACCTTCTCCGGTGGGATGAAAAAGCGACTCGACGCTGTCACCGCGCTGGTCCACCGCCCGCCGGTCGTCTTCCTCGACGAACCGACGACCGGACTCGACCCGAAGGCGCGCAACCGCCTCTGGGACTACTTCCGCGAGATAAACCGCGAGGGAACCACGGTGTTCCTCACGACGCAGTACTTGGAGGAAGCGGACCAACTGTGCGACCGAATTTCGCTCATCAAGGACGGCGAAATCGACCTGACCGGCTCCCCGGACGAACTCAAACGCGAGGTCGGCGGCGATATCCTCGAACTCGAACTCGCGCCGTCCGACGCGGACGTGGCGACCCGCATCGCCGAATCGGGTGACGTGTTCGACGACGCCGTCGTCACCGAGACGACGAACGGCATCTCGGTCGGGTCCACGAGGATTCGAACGAACACCCCCGACTACTTCGTCGCGCTTCGTGAGGCGGGCGTGGAAATCGACGGTTTCGACGTTCGCTCGCCGACGCTCGACGACGTGTTCCTCGCGGTGACGGGCGAAGGTGTCGAAGCGGAGGAGGCGGTCGAATCGAACACGGAGGTGATGTTATGAGCACCGATACGGACAACCACCACAAGCTCGCGCCCGGGAACGGCTTCCTCGGCGACACGTGGGTGAACATGCGGCGGTGGCTGCTCAAATCGGTTCGAAACCCGTTCATCGTCACGTCCTCCATCGTCCAGCCGCTCATCTTCCTCGTCCTGTTCTCGCAGGTGTTCGGACAGGTCACGGGTGGCGCTATCGGCGGACCCGGTCAGGACATCAAGTACATCAGTTTCCTCCTGCCCGCCATCGTCATTCAGGTGTCGCTCGTCGCCGCCGCGAGTTCCGGTATCGGGCTGGTCAACGACATCGAGACGGGAATGTTCGCGAAGGCGCTCGTCTCGCCGATGAATCGCGGAGCGGTGTTCCTCGGGAAGACGCTCGCCGAAGTCGCCCGTATCTGCGTGCAGATCATCATCGTCGTCGTGGTCGGCGTCGCCCTCGGAGCGAACATCGCCACGGGATTCCTCGGCGTGCTCGCGCTGATGTTCATCGGCATCCTGTTCTCGATTTGGTTCACGGCGCTCTCGAACGTCGTCGGGATTCAGACCGAGGACACTGAATCGACTATCATCGCCGTGAACTTCCTACAACTCCCGTTGCTGTTCGTCTCCAGCGCGTTCCTGCCGGTCGACCGGCTACCGCAGTGGATTCAGTACATCAGCGCCGTCAATCCCATCACTTACGGCGTCGATGCGGCGCGCGCGCTCGTCATCACCGGCTGGGAGTGGGACACCATCCTCCCGTCGATTGCCGTCCTCATCGTCCTCGACCTCATCCTCGCCGGACTCGCGTTGGTCGTGATTCGACGCGCCACCAGCGCCAGTGCGCGGTGAAGAACGGCGGCAACGGCGAGGACGACTCGCCGCGGATCAGAACAAGTCGTCGAGGATTTTCGACTCCGCTGCCGCGAGGTGTTCGCTGAACGTGGAGGGGTTGATGTCGAGCGCTTCGGCGATTTCCGTCGCGTTCGCCTGTCGCGGGCGCTCGAAATACCCCATTTCGTACGATTTTCGGAGAATCTGCCGTTGGCGAGCCGTTAGCTTGCCCCGGTCCACGAAGACGAGATCACGAGTCCGTTCCCCCGCTGGAGAACGAATGAACCGTTTGATGTCCACGTCGGGAAAGCGCTCACGGAGATCAGCGATAACGTCCTGTAGTTGGTCGTAGCCATCGGCGTAGAAAACCAGTATCAGCGTCCCCTCCCGAATATCGTAGCGGGTGATCGGACAGCCATGTTGCCCCAAGCACTCACACGGGCAGCTTACACCGTCCTCGTGGACGAACCGATACCGTCGCGTCGTCCCGTGCGAGAATATCGGCGTGATATCCCCCTCCGGGTCGTACTCCGCGTCCATCGAAAATTCGGTTACGAGTTCCGTGTCGTCAGAGGGGCGAGCGCTCACGGCGACCGAGTGGATAGTGGTTTCCGCCAACGCCGAGTGTTTGGCGAGCGGACACCCTTCGGGCGTCCGAAACTCCACGGTTGCTCGGATTCCAGGTAACATGGCTGTTTGCGGGATGGTTTGCGTTGGCGCTTTTTCGACCTACCGCTCCACTATCTAATCGCTCTCCTATCTACTCGACGTCGCTCTCCCGCTCGACTCTCACTCGGCGGCCGCTCAACTCGTCCGGCGTGAGTTGGTAGAGCTGAATATCGAGATTCTGCTTCGATTCGCCCCAAATCTCGAACAGCGGACGTTTCGCCTCGCCGTACTGTTCGATATGCTCGACGGTCAACTCGTCCCGCGAAATCTCCCGGAGGGTTCCGGTTGCGACGACGCTTCGATACAGATTCCCGTTCTCGTCGTACACGACGAGACGGGCTTGTGGCGCGGACGCCAGAAAGCGCCGCTTCTCGCTCTGTGGTGTCGAAACCAATCGTAAGTAGAACCGCCGGTTCTCGACGTCGTAGCCGTATGAAATCGGAATGGCGTACGGATCGTTCTCGCGCGCGAGTGAGAGCACGCCGGTTTCGTGATCGCCAAGGATTGTATCCGTCTCCTCTGTAGATAGCTCGACCTGCTGATCCAAAGCCATATCTTATATTGCCGAATGGAGAGAGTCCCATTAATAGTTGCCTGTGATGCTGTCCGTTTCGGACGAAATCACGTCCCTACAAGAAAGAACAGATGCGGCGGTATCACGAGGAGTCCGCAATCGACGCTTCCGTGAACGCGTCCGCCGTGACGGCACTCCCACAGATGACGCATCCCTTTCCGATAAGGGCGGCCCTCATCGAATCGTTCACGGTCAACGTTTCCCCGCACTCCGGACAGGCGAAGATGTACTCGTCTATCCCTTCGCTACTCATCGTATTCGCTACTACGCTTCCCCGTAATAAATACCATCCTCTCTTTCCGAACGCGAGAGAATCGGGGGTCTCCGCGTACAACGCGGCCAAAGCGGTGTCTCTCCTGATTCGATGAGAATCACGTGTCTGCCCGCTACTGTGAGCGAATCGAGGTCTTCCCACCAAACGATAACTCTTCTCACCGAACGGTAATTAGCGCTACACTTGGTACATCGACGGTCGTTTCTCGAACTGGAGTAAGACAAATGGTAGAAAACGTCAACACAAGTCTCCTCGGAAGGGAGGTCTCGTTCGACTTCTCGGGTCCGTGGTCGAGTTACGTGATCGTTCTCACGCGCCTCCTCGTCGGCTGGTGGTTCACCGCCGCGGGTCTCGAAAAGTTCGCAAATCTCTGGTACGCCCCCGCGGAATCGTTCGACGCGAGCGGATGGCTCATCCACGGTACGACCGCTGCACCGGACTGGCTTCACGGCTTCCTCGTGTGGGCCGGAAACACGGGATGGCTCCTCGCCTTCGCGAACGTCATGATCCCGCTCGGTGAACTGCTGATCGGTCTCGGTGTGCTTTTCGGCGTTCTCACCCGCCTCGCGTCGTTTTTCGGCGCGTTCCTGTTGTTCTTCTTCTATCTCGGCGGTGCCGACTTCGCCAACGGCTACGTGACCGGCGAGTTGCTGGGAATTCTCCTCTTCGTGCAGCTTATCGTGTTCGGCGCCGGTCGAATTTGGGGACTCGACGCCATCATCGAGGGAACTGACTTCGTGAACGACCACACGTGGATGCGGTACCTGCTCGGCTAAGGAGGCGACAAGACATGACAACAACACACTCGGAACTCGGTATCGTTGATAAGATTGCAATGGTCCTCGGCGGCGGGCTCATCCTGCTCGGAACGGTCGTGTTAGGGTTCATCGATACCT is a window from the Haladaptatus sp. R4 genome containing:
- a CDS encoding alpha/beta fold hydrolase; translated protein: MPFAEHDGTSIYYETDGSSKHDTVAFVGDAAYGAWQWGWQHAAVTGPFESLVWDHRGTGKSDAPDGPYSVAEMAGDLDAVLADHGVRKAHLVGAGLGGMVALHYAKQFSRAKTLTLIGTAADGSSLAPDVRDRLLAEKTPDALHESLRPAVSEEAFAAGLEDVVEWRLADDASLPAQRAQFAALEAFDVSDELYEITTPAIVCHGTDDRVIPVEAGKELADGLPRGELVTFEDAPHLVHVEHSKAVNDALLDFLARHVDETFD
- a CDS encoding ABC transporter permease yields the protein MSTDTDNHHKLAPGNGFLGDTWVNMRRWLLKSVRNPFIVTSSIVQPLIFLVLFSQVFGQVTGGAIGGPGQDIKYISFLLPAIVIQVSLVAAASSGIGLVNDIETGMFAKALVSPMNRGAVFLGKTLAEVARICVQIIIVVVVGVALGANIATGFLGVLALMFIGILFSIWFTALSNVVGIQTEDTESTIIAVNFLQLPLLFVSSAFLPVDRLPQWIQYISAVNPITYGVDAARALVITGWEWDTILPSIAVLIVLDLILAGLALVVIRRATSASAR
- a CDS encoding pyridoxamine 5'-phosphate oxidase family protein, with translation MALDQQVELSTEETDTILGDHETGVLSLARENDPYAIPISYGYDVENRRFYLRLVSTPQSEKRRFLASAPQARLVVYDENGNLYRSVVATGTLREISRDELTVEHIEQYGEAKRPLFEIWGESKQNLDIQLYQLTPDELSGRRVRVERESDVE
- a CDS encoding HD domain-containing protein, with translation MQAIKDSVHDYVELPAVAAALLDTAPVQRLRHIKQLSTVRLVYPSANHTRFEHSIGVTHLAGQAVDRLGIDDRRATAVQAAALLHDVGHGPYGHQTEGIIERRLGRHHDEVVDLLDHGELAAVLERYDLNPKEIAALVAGEGELGQLVAGELDVDRMDYLVRDAHHTGVPYGTVDYGRLLSALRFADGNLVLADGNVQTAESLLVARALMNATVYRHHVSRIAGAMLERTSERLLDSTEISSEKFQRFTDAELLAALRNCEETAAIANRIAERNLFKRAVWAEWGAVPDDVVTTSHESVREFERDIAAKAGVEPEHVLLDTPGEPSMPESSSRVVVNGEIRRLADQSPLVQGLQESQRTQWRLGVYAPEATTDDVERAAKSVLGLAR
- a CDS encoding helix-turn-helix domain-containing protein: MDDGIPDAEEIIERGRRYRDELDEYGEPEQKETVAELFTLLGRAYALPVLHLFSLNEGPLRFSDLEDRLDVSPTTLSKRLSELTDAGLLTRHSYDEIPPRVEYEPTDAANGLAPVFIHLYEWASVYDLDGDGD
- a CDS encoding type 1 glutamine amidotransferase; its protein translation is MSRLRIAFLNAAHGDTNTRRNFRRELDADLVEFDATERHLPDSFDFDAAVISGSRASVYWDEDWIPPLKSWVDDAIETGMPMLGICYGHQLLADVLGGDVRDMGEYEIGYRVVEHTGESVLFEGIDREFTAFTTHSDEVAELPPGATPIAENEYSNHGFRKGDVFGLQFHPEYDTDTAEEVTQGKDLAEERLQKVLDGINEENFTAACETKLVFENFTEYVRDVQEPAAD
- a CDS encoding class I adenylate-forming enzyme family protein — its product is MSLASKRHADRWGDRTAIVDGDERVSYTELAARVETAAGRLTALEVGHGDRVALVSRNRVEVLVYLFAVRRVGGVFAPVSHHLTPATVSEPMAQIDPDLVLFESAQRDLVRQFDARSFEEFDRVTPNDAQSVEWDENEGDGRDTTLLVHTEDGTRVVSLSNRAVEWNCRAATAGWGLGRNDCTLTVRPLSLPDCLLGFALPLLTVGGRVVLRRVVRPGGRVVRDREPRRDLHGGRSTEFRELVDEGGSLTNRSSLDWARARGHVPPDVREAFPVPLLRVYGRPETGPNVLRESPGSEGTLYPFPSYAVRIGDGTKTDEEIGELFVSGPATASGSLDGEAFGEWVPTGDVFRRGPKDSEDSNESNGYVLVADDEAIESGAEPIHPWAVETVLESHPDVRAAGIVETVAETGGMASKALVVGDVSPGELREFAEERLAAHEVPRSIESVPSLPRHSSGELDRGELRRRFGTWNSEGG
- a CDS encoding ATP-binding cassette domain-containing protein, which encodes MTDAIRAEDVHVVYPDGTEAVNGVDMRVPEGEFFGFLGPNGAGKTTTIRTLVTLLRPTDGAVTVNGYDVAEDPKSVRRSVGYMAQETSIDEELTARENVEYMAAAYGIPKPDRGERADELLDLADLLDVADKSAKTFSGGMKKRLDAVTALVHRPPVVFLDEPTTGLDPKARNRLWDYFREINREGTTVFLTTQYLEEADQLCDRISLIKDGEIDLTGSPDELKREVGGDILELELAPSDADVATRIAESGDVFDDAVVTETTNGISVGSTRIRTNTPDYFVALREAGVEIDGFDVRSPTLDDVFLAVTGEGVEAEEAVESNTEVML
- a CDS encoding DoxX family membrane protein, encoding MVENVNTSLLGREVSFDFSGPWSSYVIVLTRLLVGWWFTAAGLEKFANLWYAPAESFDASGWLIHGTTAAPDWLHGFLVWAGNTGWLLAFANVMIPLGELLIGLGVLFGVLTRLASFFGAFLLFFFYLGGADFANGYVTGELLGILLFVQLIVFGAGRIWGLDAIIEGTDFVNDHTWMRYLLG
- a CDS encoding helix-turn-helix domain-containing protein; this encodes MLPGIRATVEFRTPEGCPLAKHSALAETTIHSVAVSARPSDDTELVTEFSMDAEYDPEGDITPIFSHGTTRRYRFVHEDGVSCPCECLGQHGCPITRYDIREGTLILVFYADGYDQLQDVIADLRERFPDVDIKRFIRSPAGERTRDLVFVDRGKLTARQRQILRKSYEMGYFERPRQANATEIAEALDINPSTFSEHLAAAESKILDDLF